The proteins below come from a single Chryseobacterium bernardetii genomic window:
- a CDS encoding GNAT family N-acetyltransferase — protein sequence MNYELREMLPSDEARVLEIFRQGVESGIATLETEVPTAEAWSMEYFNDCRWVLENENNEVVGWCAIKPVSKRESFKGVAEVSIYFDNEYQGKGLGSILLKKIILDSEDHGFWTLQTNIFSENEIAIKSHQKNGFRMVGVSKKLGKLNGEWKDLVLMEKRSEII from the coding sequence ATGAATTACGAACTACGAGAAATGCTTCCCAGTGATGAAGCAAGAGTATTGGAAATTTTCAGACAAGGTGTAGAAAGTGGCATTGCTACTCTGGAAACAGAAGTTCCTACTGCAGAAGCATGGAGTATGGAATATTTCAATGACTGCCGCTGGGTGTTGGAGAACGAAAATAATGAAGTGGTAGGATGGTGTGCCATTAAACCGGTAAGCAAAAGAGAGAGCTTCAAAGGAGTGGCAGAAGTAAGTATTTATTTCGATAATGAATATCAGGGAAAGGGATTGGGATCCATATTGCTTAAGAAGATAATTCTGGATAGTGAAGACCATGGGTTCTGGACATTGCAGACCAATATTTTTTCCGAAAATGAAATAGCCATCAAGTCCCATCAGAAAAACGGCTTCAGAATGGTAGGGGTTAGCAAAAAGTTAGGGAAGCTTAACGGGGA
- a CDS encoding DUF421 domain-containing protein, whose translation MDSILNVALRSLCVYLFMVIAIRLFGKNQLSQLNAGDVVLLLLISNAVQNAMVGPDTSLQGGIVAALVLFAANFILKRLMFSNRSFEAFMQDEPVILIRDGIADQTALNRVKITENELEEAIREHGIEDIRNVKLSVLEVDGNISVISQDEKSKQTHYARIKRKYKRKYH comes from the coding sequence ATGGATTCTATTCTCAATGTTGCGTTGCGTTCCCTTTGCGTGTACCTTTTTATGGTAATCGCTATCCGTTTATTTGGTAAAAACCAGCTTTCCCAGCTCAATGCCGGAGATGTTGTTTTGCTACTGCTGATTTCGAATGCCGTTCAGAATGCAATGGTAGGGCCGGACACTTCACTGCAAGGCGGTATTGTAGCCGCTTTGGTTTTATTTGCTGCCAATTTCATTTTGAAGAGACTGATGTTTTCCAATCGTTCCTTTGAAGCTTTTATGCAGGATGAACCCGTAATTTTAATACGGGACGGTATTGCTGATCAGACTGCTTTAAATCGGGTGAAAATTACTGAAAATGAACTTGAGGAAGCTATAAGAGAACATGGTATTGAAGACATCAGGAATGTTAAACTGTCCGTATTGGAAGTAGATGGCAATATCAGTGTGATCTCTCAGGATGAGAAAAGCAAGCAAACCCATTATGCAAGAATAAAAAGAAAATACAAAAGAAAATACCATTAA
- a CDS encoding ISAon1 family transposase N-terminal region protein: MLSDHDLLKLLLPEFLVEHFDILKAETHDAELHIYFEERNSIPHEFKERRLESKGFLPEIIVDDYPLRGKIVKLHVKRRRWTDKSSGEILQRDWQLVAKGTRMTKDLAVFLKKISRH, encoded by the coding sequence ATGTTAAGCGATCACGACCTTCTTAAATTATTACTTCCGGAATTTTTAGTAGAGCACTTTGATATCCTCAAAGCAGAAACTCATGATGCAGAACTTCATATTTATTTTGAAGAAAGAAACAGTATTCCCCATGAATTTAAAGAAAGGAGACTTGAATCCAAGGGCTTTTTACCTGAAATCATTGTAGATGATTATCCATTACGGGGTAAAATCGTAAAGCTCCATGTTAAAAGAAGGAGATGGACAGATAAATCCTCCGGTGAGATCCTTCAGAGAGACTGGCAGCTTGTAGCGAAAGGCACACGGATGACAAAGGATTTGGCAGTCTTCTTAAAAAAAATTAGCAGACACTAA
- a CDS encoding ISAon1 family transposase, producing MKGKTFQRQYKNNLSEYHSWEQKPHAEDWIIYPENVSASLSLDEVALSDGELYTVLTSKKAKGRKGSIVAMIKGTQSDFVITHLLKISRKLRMKVNEITLDMAGSMKRIAQRCFPDAVQVIDRFHVQKLSIEALQEIRIRHRWEAIEMENNPFNSHSAETEVFANGDTRKQLLVRSRYLLYKSREKWTLSQKQRASILFTQYPDLEQAYELTDGLRKIYNQNISKSVAMTKLAHWFRNVEEAEFKSFSTLRKTIMNHYRNILNYFDQRSTNAAAESFNAKIKNFRMQLRGVKDRTFFIFRLAKLFA from the coding sequence ATCAAAGGCAAGACCTTCCAGAGGCAATACAAGAATAATCTCAGCGAATATCATAGCTGGGAACAAAAACCGCACGCAGAGGACTGGATCATTTACCCTGAAAATGTCTCAGCCTCCTTATCTTTAGACGAAGTAGCATTATCTGATGGAGAACTTTATACCGTTCTTACCTCCAAAAAAGCAAAAGGGAGAAAAGGAAGTATTGTTGCTATGATAAAAGGTACCCAGAGTGATTTTGTCATCACACATCTTTTGAAGATCAGCAGAAAACTTCGGATGAAGGTAAACGAAATTACATTGGATATGGCGGGTTCCATGAAGCGTATTGCCCAACGCTGCTTTCCTGATGCAGTACAGGTTATTGATCGTTTTCATGTTCAGAAGCTGTCCATAGAGGCCCTTCAGGAGATCAGGATCAGGCATCGCTGGGAAGCCATTGAAATGGAAAACAATCCTTTTAACAGTCACTCAGCTGAAACAGAAGTTTTTGCAAATGGAGATACCCGGAAACAGCTCTTGGTAAGAAGCAGGTATTTACTATATAAAAGCCGTGAGAAATGGACTCTGTCCCAGAAACAAAGAGCTTCGATCCTTTTTACCCAGTATCCTGATCTGGAACAGGCATATGAATTGACTGATGGACTTAGAAAAATTTATAACCAGAATATTTCGAAATCTGTAGCCATGACTAAACTGGCCCATTGGTTTAGAAATGTGGAAGAAGCAGAGTTTAAATCTTTTTCTACCTTAAGAAAAACAATAATGAATCATTATAGAAATATTCTCAACTACTTTGATCAAAGAAGCACCAATGCTGCTGCTGAATCTTTCAATGCGAAAATAAAAAACTTCAGAATGCAGCTCAGAGGAGTAAAAGACAGAACCTTTTTTATCTTCAGATTAGCTAAACTTTTTGCCTAG
- a CDS encoding bacteriocin-like protein encodes MKNLKKLTKGDLKSVYGGEPKQYCTYCEWANKVICSEIPIVQCP; translated from the coding sequence ATGAAAAATTTAAAGAAACTGACTAAAGGAGATTTAAAGTCAGTGTACGGAGGAGAACCAAAACAATATTGTACGTATTGCGAATGGGCAAACAAAGTAATTTGCAGCGAAATTCCAATCGTTCAGTGCCCATAA
- the uvrA gene encoding excinuclease ABC subunit UvrA — protein MSKSTEYIEVYGAREHNLKNINVKIPRNELVVITGLSGSGKSSLAFDTIFAEGQRRYIETFSAYARQFLGGLERPDVDKIEGLSPVIAIEQKTTNKNPRSTVGTVTELYDFLRLLYARVSDAYSLSTGQKLVSYTEDQILDTIKENYKGEKIMLLAPVVRSRKGHYHELFVQMAKKGYGQARIDGELQDIEYDLKLDRYKTHDIDIVIDRWIIGENASESRMEKSLRTAMEMGEGIIGIQKLGSTDIEYFSKNLMDAETGHSLALPEPNTFSFNSPKGSCPNCKGLGTIKKINTDYFIDNPKLSINQGGLLPLEDIKSNKWILAQIKNILEIFGLGMTTPLQDIPEEALDYIYNGCHKEFNKDLKYAGITKKIKISFDGLIAFMEEIIDERESYEAILLERHFTTEETCPECNGTRLQPSSLSFKIDGKNIAEVNGLSLADLKEWLADVKDKFSEKNKIIAHEILKEIETRLQFLLDVGLDYLSLSRSSKTLSGGESQRIRLATQIGSQLVNVLYILDEPSIGLHQRDNERLIHSLKNLRDIGNSVLVVEHDKDMILEADEVLDIGPRAGKFGGEILWQGKPKDLLKADTITAQYINGKRKIEIPAERRPGSGKNIVLKGATGNNLKNVTLDIPLGKLVVVTGISGSGKSSLINGTLYPILNKHFYRAVQEPLPYKKIEGLDNIDKIVDVDQTPIGRTPRSNPATYTGMFTDIRNLFAELPESKIRGYKPGRFSFNVKGGRCETCQGGGLKVIEMNFLPDVYVHCETCNGKRFNRETLEVRYKGKSISDVLDMTIDEAVEFFQPIPKIFAKVKTLQDVGLGYITLGQQSTTLSGGEAQRIKLATELAKRQTGNTLYILDEPTTGLHFEDVKILMDAINQLVELGNSFIIIEHNMDVIKLADHIIDVGPEGGKHGGQIVAQGTPEEIVKSKKSLTGKFLKRELE, from the coding sequence ATGAGCAAATCAACAGAATATATAGAAGTTTACGGAGCACGTGAACACAATCTAAAGAATATTAATGTTAAGATCCCGCGCAACGAACTGGTAGTAATTACCGGGCTTTCCGGGAGCGGAAAATCTTCACTGGCTTTTGATACAATTTTTGCAGAAGGTCAGCGTCGTTATATAGAAACATTCTCTGCTTACGCCCGTCAGTTTCTGGGTGGATTGGAGCGTCCGGATGTAGATAAAATTGAAGGACTGTCACCCGTTATTGCCATCGAGCAGAAAACAACCAATAAAAACCCCCGTTCTACTGTAGGAACTGTTACAGAGCTGTATGATTTCCTACGTCTTTTGTATGCAAGGGTTTCAGATGCTTATTCATTGTCTACAGGACAGAAACTGGTAAGTTATACCGAAGATCAGATCCTTGATACCATTAAGGAAAACTATAAAGGTGAAAAGATCATGTTACTGGCACCTGTTGTACGCTCAAGAAAAGGACATTACCATGAACTTTTCGTGCAGATGGCTAAAAAAGGCTACGGACAGGCCAGAATTGACGGTGAATTACAGGATATTGAATACGATTTAAAGCTTGACCGTTATAAAACCCACGATATTGATATTGTGATCGACCGTTGGATCATTGGGGAAAACGCTTCAGAAAGCAGAATGGAAAAATCCCTCCGCACTGCAATGGAAATGGGAGAGGGAATCATCGGAATCCAGAAGCTGGGAAGTACGGATATTGAATATTTCTCAAAAAACCTGATGGATGCTGAAACAGGACATTCCTTAGCATTACCGGAGCCGAATACATTTTCGTTCAACTCCCCAAAAGGAAGCTGCCCGAACTGTAAAGGACTGGGAACGATTAAAAAGATCAATACAGATTATTTTATTGATAATCCGAAACTGTCAATCAACCAGGGAGGTTTATTACCATTGGAAGATATCAAATCCAATAAATGGATTCTGGCACAGATCAAGAACATTCTTGAAATCTTCGGATTGGGAATGACAACGCCATTACAGGATATTCCGGAAGAAGCTTTGGACTATATTTATAACGGATGTCACAAGGAATTCAATAAAGATCTGAAATATGCAGGAATCACCAAGAAGATCAAGATTAGCTTCGATGGTTTGATTGCCTTCATGGAAGAAATTATTGATGAAAGAGAATCTTACGAAGCAATTTTACTGGAAAGACATTTCACCACAGAAGAAACATGCCCGGAATGTAACGGAACCCGTCTTCAGCCATCAAGCTTAAGCTTTAAAATTGACGGAAAGAATATTGCTGAGGTTAATGGACTAAGCTTAGCAGATTTAAAAGAATGGCTTGCAGATGTGAAAGATAAATTTTCTGAGAAAAATAAAATCATCGCCCACGAAATATTAAAGGAAATTGAAACCAGACTTCAGTTCCTGTTGGATGTTGGTTTGGATTATCTAAGCTTGAGCAGAAGTTCAAAAACCCTTTCAGGAGGAGAATCACAGAGAATTCGTTTGGCAACACAGATTGGTTCTCAGCTTGTGAACGTTTTGTATATCCTGGATGAACCAAGTATCGGGCTTCATCAGAGAGATAATGAAAGGCTGATCCATTCTTTGAAGAACCTTAGAGATATCGGGAACTCTGTTTTAGTAGTAGAGCATGATAAAGACATGATCCTTGAGGCCGATGAGGTATTGGACATTGGGCCGAGAGCCGGAAAATTCGGTGGAGAAATTCTCTGGCAGGGAAAACCAAAAGATCTTTTAAAAGCAGATACTATCACTGCTCAATATATCAACGGAAAAAGGAAAATTGAAATTCCGGCTGAAAGAAGACCGGGGAGCGGAAAAAATATTGTTCTGAAAGGAGCAACAGGAAACAATCTTAAAAATGTAACGCTGGATATTCCTCTTGGAAAGCTGGTGGTAGTAACAGGAATTTCAGGAAGTGGAAAGTCTTCGCTGATTAACGGAACATTATATCCGATTCTTAACAAACATTTTTACAGAGCCGTTCAGGAGCCTTTACCATACAAAAAGATCGAAGGACTAGATAATATTGATAAAATTGTAGATGTAGACCAAACTCCGATCGGAAGAACACCGCGTTCAAATCCGGCAACGTATACAGGAATGTTTACAGACATCCGAAACCTTTTTGCAGAATTACCGGAAAGTAAAATCCGTGGATACAAACCGGGAAGATTCTCTTTCAACGTAAAAGGCGGTAGATGCGAAACCTGCCAGGGTGGTGGATTAAAAGTGATTGAAATGAACTTCCTTCCGGATGTATACGTTCACTGCGAGACCTGCAACGGAAAACGTTTCAACAGGGAAACCCTTGAAGTTCGTTACAAAGGAAAGTCTATTTCCGATGTACTGGATATGACGATTGATGAAGCAGTAGAATTCTTCCAGCCGATTCCTAAGATCTTTGCTAAAGTAAAAACATTGCAGGACGTAGGTTTAGGGTATATTACACTGGGGCAGCAATCTACAACTCTTTCAGGGGGAGAAGCTCAGCGTATCAAACTGGCCACAGAACTGGCAAAAAGACAAACCGGAAACACCCTTTATATCCTTGATGAACCTACAACAGGATTGCATTTCGAGGATGTAAAAATTCTGATGGATGCTATCAATCAATTGGTTGAGCTAGGAAATTCATTCATTATTATTGAACATAATATGGATGTGATTAAACTGGCAGACCATATCATTGATGTAGGTCCGGAAGGCGGAAAACATGGAGGTCAGATTGTAGCACAGGGAACTCCTGAGGAAATTGTAAAGTCTAAGAAGAGTTTAACCGGGAAGTTTTTGAAGAGGGAATTAGAATAA
- a CDS encoding DUF3829 domain-containing protein, translated as MKKIIVLAMALSLTATVVSCKKGAGKFGSTVLNMGSETDANAIIDFNNNFIDSYKSTSKHIERILKYADEAVAKSKGENVLIMPIVLSSMDYSFSKIKEVPSGFDKEKAAIEKEFSIYKAKKENIDKKIEELKSYMTSEDYKDDKGAKAEAIRKEIEADANAFYTAGENIITRIKPATDAAEEIILKDHPMKEYIISSKNVMNSLDSVIDVLGKQYSGQFNEAEAQKKYDEYAKAVEANAKLNFDVKDRQYSYKKSQFEIFNKNASNFLDLYRKLIRDAKEKGKIQDNDIQQIDSSYESVLSAYNSFVK; from the coding sequence ATGAAGAAGATTATTGTACTCGCAATGGCCCTTTCTTTAACTGCTACTGTAGTTAGTTGTAAAAAAGGCGCCGGAAAATTCGGGAGCACAGTTTTGAATATGGGAAGCGAGACAGATGCCAATGCTATTATTGATTTTAATAATAATTTTATTGATTCCTATAAAAGTACATCCAAGCATATTGAAAGGATCTTAAAATATGCAGACGAAGCCGTAGCTAAGTCAAAAGGAGAAAATGTACTGATTATGCCGATTGTGCTGTCTTCAATGGATTATTCCTTTTCAAAGATTAAGGAAGTGCCGTCCGGATTTGATAAAGAGAAGGCTGCTATTGAAAAAGAATTCAGTATTTATAAGGCTAAAAAGGAAAATATAGATAAAAAAATTGAAGAGCTTAAGTCTTACATGACTTCGGAAGACTATAAAGATGATAAAGGAGCAAAAGCAGAAGCCATCAGAAAAGAAATTGAAGCCGATGCGAACGCTTTCTATACTGCCGGAGAAAACATTATAACCAGAATTAAGCCGGCTACAGATGCCGCAGAGGAGATCATATTGAAGGACCATCCGATGAAAGAATATATTATTTCTTCCAAGAACGTAATGAATTCATTGGATTCAGTCATTGATGTTTTAGGAAAGCAGTATTCCGGACAATTTAACGAAGCGGAAGCCCAGAAAAAGTATGACGAATACGCCAAAGCCGTAGAAGCTAATGCTAAACTAAACTTTGACGTGAAAGACCGGCAGTATTCTTATAAAAAATCTCAATTTGAAATTTTTAATAAAAATGCGTCTAACTTTTTAGACCTTTACAGAAAACTGATCAGAGATGCTAAAGAAAAAGGAAAGATTCAGGATAATGATATCCAACAGATTGATTCTTCTTATGAAAGTGTTCTGAGTGCATACAATAGCTTTGTGAAATAA
- a CDS encoding type VI secretion system baseplate subunit TssF, with protein MNLDQNIYSKESVKARMLQNATKVWGLKSPQSLDPFVKLLIDAFSTEVFKANNEIQTVNARILEKLAKLLTPSIYTHPIPAHAVAFTQPYDSTEVLLEHTEFFFRKQMTSTVKSESDKQVNIPFTPVGNVRINKVHTSVMFVGNTCYSIDDRFNKIPIARFNGRPEDYRKITVGVDVSKYVSEYFPKYMSIFCSNPAFEHLDFVYKLLPYITVSSNGNPLFVREGLSYLTESTQDGYEQMFKEQSIRSKVIEDIKSIYRHKFIEITGLSSSLFSEPGQLPQNLDFLAGKEEIVKYLDNKRYLWLTFEFPPQFSAEILDNFSFVLNAFPIYNRGWKKTEYSLDIMGNNIPLVTDEGEHFLYVDEVQDGDGRKYTEIPFTPADDLKKGLYTVRKGGMERFTSRNAVDMIANVLELTRDEIAAFSLLNRDNVKGVLSEMSDKMKSMVQKVNNAKRNIRQELNYVIMEPVEKTDHTYASFWITHCTLANHMRPGTELSNQLKSQTVVLLTETLGGAEEQKGTDSIQAYKYALTTRDKIISLEDVKNYCRMILKDELREVRVKRGTMISNKPKEGFVRTVEVEIVPQNYSFYGRAYWENMANITRNQIIAKAIDGIEYLVKVTNEDVEFQDM; from the coding sequence ATGAACCTAGATCAAAATATTTATTCCAAAGAATCTGTAAAAGCAAGAATGCTTCAGAATGCCACTAAAGTATGGGGATTGAAAAGCCCGCAGTCTTTGGATCCGTTTGTAAAACTATTGATTGATGCATTCAGTACAGAAGTTTTTAAAGCGAATAATGAAATACAGACAGTAAATGCCCGGATTCTTGAAAAACTGGCAAAACTTTTAACTCCATCTATTTATACCCATCCTATTCCGGCTCATGCGGTTGCTTTTACACAGCCTTATGATTCAACTGAAGTTCTATTGGAACATACGGAGTTTTTCTTCCGTAAGCAAATGACTTCTACGGTAAAATCGGAATCAGATAAACAAGTGAATATTCCTTTTACACCGGTTGGGAATGTAAGAATCAATAAAGTACACACTTCAGTAATGTTTGTAGGAAATACCTGTTATAGTATTGATGACAGATTTAATAAAATTCCGATTGCAAGATTTAATGGCAGGCCTGAAGATTACAGAAAAATTACAGTAGGAGTTGATGTCAGCAAATATGTCAGCGAATATTTCCCAAAATACATGAGCATATTCTGCTCCAATCCGGCTTTCGAACATCTGGATTTTGTATACAAACTATTACCTTATATTACCGTTTCAAGTAATGGAAATCCTCTGTTTGTAAGAGAAGGATTAAGTTATCTTACAGAAAGTACTCAGGATGGTTATGAGCAGATGTTTAAAGAACAGTCAATCCGAAGCAAGGTGATAGAAGATATTAAAAGTATTTACCGTCATAAGTTTATTGAGATCACCGGACTTTCCAGCAGCCTGTTTTCAGAGCCGGGACAGCTTCCACAAAACCTTGATTTCCTTGCCGGAAAAGAAGAAATTGTAAAATATCTGGATAACAAACGCTATCTATGGCTTACTTTTGAGTTTCCGCCACAATTCTCAGCAGAAATCCTGGATAATTTCTCATTTGTATTAAATGCTTTCCCAATCTATAACAGAGGCTGGAAAAAGACAGAGTACAGTCTTGATATTATGGGAAACAATATCCCTCTGGTAACAGACGAAGGAGAACATTTCCTATATGTAGATGAGGTACAGGATGGAGACGGAAGAAAATATACCGAAATACCATTTACTCCCGCAGATGATCTCAAAAAAGGATTATACACCGTAAGAAAAGGAGGAATGGAACGTTTTACCAGCAGAAATGCTGTAGATATGATTGCAAATGTTCTGGAGCTGACAAGGGATGAAATTGCAGCATTTTCCCTTTTAAACAGAGATAATGTAAAAGGAGTTCTCAGCGAAATGTCAGACAAGATGAAATCTATGGTTCAGAAAGTGAATAATGCCAAGAGGAACATAAGGCAGGAACTGAATTACGTTATTATGGAACCTGTAGAAAAAACAGATCATACCTATGCTTCTTTCTGGATCACCCACTGTACATTGGCCAACCACATGCGTCCGGGAACAGAACTTTCCAACCAGCTAAAGTCTCAGACCGTTGTTTTGCTTACAGAAACATTGGGCGGGGCAGAAGAACAAAAAGGCACAGACAGCATCCAGGCTTATAAATATGCTTTGACCACAAGAGATAAAATTATCTCCCTTGAAGACGTTAAAAACTATTGCCGGATGATCCTGAAAGACGAATTGAGAGAAGTAAGGGTAAAAAGAGGAACAATGATCAGCAACAAACCTAAAGAAGGTTTTGTAAGAACCGTTGAGGTAGAAATTGTTCCGCAGAATTATTCTTTCTATGGAAGAGCATATTGGGAAAATATGGCCAATATTACCAGAAACCAGATCATTGCCAAAGCAATAGATGGGATTGAATATCTGGTGAAAGTAACGAATGAAGACGTAGAGTTCCAGGATATGTAA
- a CDS encoding GPW/gp25 family protein, whose amino-acid sequence MDTPNYRMPFVPSTLMTEGGSIDTCDMGESIAHNIMLLITTKKGENRYDENYGNDVWNLEFDNGVTSAIWENVFIKSLRRQIQEYEPRIVQPQIDAHIQFVEHSYDTKEHTEIKKKVRIAINAKMEETGERFSFSTELFLSPMSID is encoded by the coding sequence ATGGATACACCAAATTACAGAATGCCCTTTGTACCGTCTACACTAATGACAGAAGGGGGAAGTATCGATACCTGTGATATGGGAGAAAGTATTGCACACAATATCATGCTCCTGATCACTACTAAAAAAGGAGAGAACAGATACGATGAAAACTACGGAAATGATGTTTGGAACCTGGAATTCGATAATGGGGTGACCAGTGCTATCTGGGAAAATGTTTTTATTAAAAGCCTCAGAAGACAGATCCAGGAATATGAACCAAGAATTGTACAGCCACAGATCGACGCCCATATCCAATTTGTAGAACACAGTTACGATACCAAAGAACACACTGAAATCAAAAAGAAAGTAAGAATTGCCATCAATGCCAAAATGGAGGAAACAGGAGAACGTTTCAGCTTTTCAACAGAACTGTTCCTGAGCCCAATGTCTATTGATTAA
- a CDS encoding APC family permease, whose translation MHKKLKLWDAIMLVMGSMIGSGIFIVSADMMRNLGSGYWLIVVWIITGIMTVAAAISYGELSALFPKAGGQYTYLKEIFGRKMGFLYGWGLFTVIQTGTIAAVAMAFGKFTAYLIPSLNDAAPIFQSGEFKITWIQILAIAIILLLTYINTRGVESGKFLQNIFTGSKIIALLGLIAAGFILVDFSHLSENFSLGMDSFSNLKKDLSGNFLKEGWEPISGMTLMGGIAAAMVGSVFSSVAWESVTFVSGEIENPKKNVVKSMIYGTSAVMILYIAVNFVYLNALDRDSIAFAANDRVAVAASQNIFGSAGTIIIALLVMISTFGCDNGLILAGARVFQTMAKDRMFFKSAEKNNKNEVPENALWMQGIWASLLCLSGQYGNLLDMISFVIVLFYMITVFGVIYLRIKQPGLERPYKTWLYPVTPIIYLVIGTVFCILLLIYKQQYTWPGFLLVLLGLPVYYFINRRKEDQ comes from the coding sequence ATGCATAAAAAACTGAAACTATGGGATGCCATTATGCTTGTAATGGGATCAATGATTGGAAGCGGAATCTTTATTGTAAGCGCTGATATGATGCGAAATCTGGGCTCTGGTTACTGGCTTATTGTGGTCTGGATCATAACGGGAATCATGACGGTTGCCGCCGCAATAAGTTATGGTGAGCTTTCCGCTTTATTTCCAAAGGCTGGTGGGCAATACACATATCTTAAGGAGATCTTTGGCAGGAAAATGGGGTTTCTTTACGGCTGGGGGCTCTTTACTGTGATACAAACCGGAACAATTGCTGCTGTAGCAATGGCTTTCGGTAAATTTACAGCTTATCTTATACCTTCACTTAATGATGCTGCACCCATTTTCCAGAGTGGGGAGTTTAAAATTACATGGATACAAATTTTAGCTATTGCAATTATTCTCCTGCTTACCTATATCAATACAAGAGGCGTTGAAAGTGGAAAGTTTTTGCAGAATATTTTTACAGGATCTAAAATCATAGCATTATTAGGGCTTATTGCTGCAGGATTTATTTTGGTTGATTTCTCCCATCTCTCTGAAAATTTCAGCCTGGGAATGGATTCTTTTAGTAATCTGAAAAAAGATCTGAGCGGAAACTTCCTGAAAGAAGGCTGGGAACCAATTAGCGGAATGACATTAATGGGCGGTATTGCTGCTGCAATGGTAGGGTCGGTCTTCAGTTCCGTAGCCTGGGAAAGTGTAACGTTTGTCTCAGGTGAAATTGAGAATCCAAAGAAAAATGTTGTAAAATCAATGATTTATGGAACGTCTGCCGTAATGATCTTATATATAGCGGTTAATTTCGTGTATTTAAATGCATTGGACAGAGACAGTATTGCCTTTGCTGCCAACGATAGAGTAGCTGTAGCAGCCTCGCAAAATATTTTTGGTAGTGCAGGAACTATTATTATTGCTTTACTGGTGATGATTTCAACCTTCGGATGTGATAACGGGCTGATCTTAGCAGGAGCAAGAGTTTTCCAAACCATGGCAAAAGACAGAATGTTCTTTAAATCCGCAGAAAAAAACAACAAAAATGAAGTCCCTGAAAATGCATTGTGGATGCAGGGAATCTGGGCCTCTTTATTATGTCTGAGCGGTCAGTACGGAAACCTTTTGGATATGATCTCGTTTGTGATCGTTCTGTTCTATATGATCACTGTTTTCGGGGTTATCTATCTGAGAATTAAGCAGCCTGGTTTGGAAAGACCTTACAAAACATGGCTGTATCCGGTAACTCCAATTATTTACCTGGTGATAGGAACTGTTTTCTGTATCCTTTTATTAATATATAAGCAGCAATATACATGGCCGGGATTTTTACTGGTATTATTGGGACTTCCGGTCTACTATTTCATCAACAGGAGAAAAGAAGATCAATAA
- a CDS encoding DUF4920 domain-containing protein: MKFKAILFAVAISASTLAFAQETSQKKFSPPAGNALVGDIYGAGVTANTESKAITVDKLGKKLKKENKKLENVAIKGKVADVCEKKGCWLTIQTDDNSQFFVKMKDYAFFVPTALKGKNVVLEGNAERKVISVDEQKHYAEDAKKPQSEIDAITQPKEEIRFLASGIKVVN, translated from the coding sequence ATGAAATTTAAAGCTATTCTATTTGCAGTGGCTATAAGTGCTTCTACACTGGCATTTGCTCAAGAAACATCACAAAAGAAATTTTCACCACCGGCAGGAAATGCTTTGGTAGGCGACATTTATGGGGCGGGAGTTACTGCCAATACAGAATCGAAAGCTATTACAGTAGACAAACTGGGGAAAAAGCTGAAAAAAGAAAATAAAAAGCTGGAAAATGTAGCCATCAAAGGAAAGGTAGCTGATGTTTGTGAGAAAAAGGGATGCTGGCTGACTATTCAGACTGATGACAACTCACAGTTTTTTGTAAAAATGAAAGACTATGCCTTCTTTGTTCCAACCGCTTTAAAAGGTAAAAATGTAGTTCTGGAAGGAAATGCTGAAAGAAAAGTAATCTCCGTAGATGAACAGAAGCATTATGCTGAAGATGCTAAAAAACCTCAATCTGAGATTGATGCTATTACACAGCCTAAGGAAGAAATCAGATTCCTGGCAAGTGGAATCAAAGTAGTAAACTAA